Sequence from the Mycteria americana isolate JAX WOST 10 ecotype Jacksonville Zoo and Gardens unplaced genomic scaffold, USCA_MyAme_1.0 Scaffold_273, whole genome shotgun sequence genome:
gacaagatggctgCCATCCCCTCAAGGTGAGGGAGGAGATGGCCGCCATCCCCTCAGGGAAGCAGATAAGATGGCCGCTCTCCCCTCAGGGTGAAGACAAGATGGCCGCGATCCCCTCAGGGAAGGGAACAAGATGGCTACCGTACGCtcagggaaggggacaagatggacACACTCTCCTccgggaaggggacaagatggccgCCATCCCCTCAGGGTGAGGGACAATATGGCCGCCATCCCCTCAGGGTGAGGGAGGAGATGGCCGCCATCCCCTCAGGGTGAGGGATAAGATGGCTGCCCTACTCtcagggaaggggacaagatggctgCCATCCCCTCAAGGTGAGGGAGGAGATGGCCGCCATCCCCTCAGGGAAGCAGATAAGATGGCCGCTCTCCCCTCAGGGTGAAGACAAGATGGCCGCGATCCCCTCAGGGAAGGGAACAAGATGGCTACCGTACGCtcagggaaggggacaagatggacACACTCTCCTccgggaaggggacaagatggccgCCATCCCCTCAGGGTGAGGGACAAGATGGCCGCCATCCCCTCAGGGTGAGGGAGGAGATGGCCGCCATCCCCTCAGGGTGAGGGATAAGATGGCTGCCCTACTCtcagggaaggggacaagatggctgCCATCCCCTCAAGGTGAGGGAGGAGATGGCCGCCATCCCCTCAGGGAAGCAGATAAGATGGCCGCTCTCCCCTCAGGGTGAAGACAAGATGGCCGCCATCCCCtcagggaaggggacaagatggctaCCCTACGCtcagggaaggggacaagatggacACATTCTCCtcagggaaggggacaagatggctgCCATCCCCTCAGGGTGAGGGACAAGATGGCCGCCCTCCCCCCACCAAGGCCCTCTCATCAGGGAAGGGGACAGATCGGCCGCCCTCCCCTCAGCGTGAGGAAGAAGATGGCTGCCATCCCCTCAGGAAAGGGGACAAGATGGCCACCCTCCCCTCAGGGTGAGGGAAATGGCCGCCATCCCCTCAGGGTGAGGGACAAGATGGCTGCCATCCCCTCAGGGTGAGGAAGAAGATGGCCACCATCCCCtcagggaaggggacaagatggcagCCATCCCCTCAGGGTGAGGGACAAGATGGCTGCCCTCCCGCCAAGCCCCTCCCTCAAGCAAGGGGACAAGATGGTGGCCCTCTCCTCAGGGAAGGAGACAGATCGGCCGCCCTCCCCTCAGCATGAGGAAGAAGATGGCTGCCATCCCCtcagggaaggggacaagatggctgCCATCCCCTCAGGGTAGGGGACAAGGTGGCCACCCTCCCACCAAGGCCCTCCCTCAAGCAAGGGGACAAGATGGCCACCCGCCCCtcagggaaggggacaagatggctgCCATCCCCTCAGGGTGAGGGACAAGACAGCTGCCATCCCCtcagggaaggggacaagatggccaCCCTCCCCtcagggaaggggacaagatggcagCCATCTCCTCAGGGTGAGGAAGAAGATGGCCACCATCCCCTCAGGGAACCAGACAAGACGGCTGCCATCCCCTCAAGGAAGGGGATGGCCGCCCTCTGCtcagggaaggggacaagatggctgCCCTCCCCTCAGGGTGAGGGAGAGGATGGCCACCACCCCCTCAgagaaggggacaagatggcagCCATCGCCTCAGGGTGAGGGACAAGATGGCTGCCCTCCCACCAAGACCTTCCCCTCAGGGAAGTGGAGAAGATGGCTGCCATCCCCtcagggaaggggacaagatggccgCCCTCCCCTCAGGATGAAGACAACATGTCCGCCCTCCCGCCAACCTCTCACCTGGCGGCTCCACGCGGCGAGGGCGCGGGCGGCCGCCTCCAtgacggcggcggggggcagcccggCCAACGCGCGGCTCTGCCCGGCGCAGCGGCGAGCGGCCGGGGGCCGGCGGTGGCGGGGACAGAGGCGGTGGCGGCAGGAAGGGAGAGCGTCGGCGTCCCCGCGGCGTCGGGAGCGTGAGGAAAAGCGCTcggccgccatcttggggaggagaggaggggacaaGATGGTGGCGGAGCGTGAGGGagagccctgaggggaaggggacaagatggcgaTGGAGCGTGAGGAGAGAtctgaggggaaggggacaagatggcggcggagCGTGAGGGAgagcctggaggggaaggggacaaaaTGGCGGTGGAGCGTGAGGGAGAGCcccgaggggaaggggacaagatggcggcggagCGTGAGGGAgagcctggaggggaaggggacaagatggcggtggagcgtgagggagagccctgatgggaaggggacaagatggcggtgGAGCGTGAGGGAGAgactggaggggaaggggacaagatggcggtggagcgtgagggagagccccgaggggaaggggacaagatggcggcggagcgtgagggagagccctgatgggaaggggacaagatggcggtgCAGCGTGAGGGAGAGCcccgaggggaaggggacaagatggcggcggagTGTGAGGAgagcctggaggggaaggggataaGATGGCGGCGGAGCGTGAGGAGAGCcccgaggggaaggggacaagatggcggcggagCGTGAGGagagccctgaggggaagggacAAGATGGCGGTGCAGCGTGAGGGAGAGCcccgaggggaaggggacaagatggcggtgGAGCGTGAGGGAGAgactggaggggaaggggacaagatggcagCAGAGCGTGAGGGAGAGCcccgaggggaaggggacaagatggcggtgCAGCGTGAGGGAGAGCcccgaggggaaggggacaagatggcggtgGAGCGTGAGGGAGAgactggaggggaaggggacaagatggcggtggagcgtgagggagagccctgatgggaaggggacaagatggcggcggagCGTGAGGAGAGCcccgaggggaaggggacaagatggcggcggagTGTGAGGGAGAGCcccgaggggaaggggacaagatggcggcggagCGTAAGGGagagccctgaggggaaggggacaagatggcagCAGAGCGTGAGGGAGAGCcccgaggggaaggggacaagatggcggtggagcgtgagggagagccccgaggggaaggggacaagatggcgacggagcgtgagggagagccctgatgggaaggggacaagatggcggcggagCGTGAGGAGAGCcccgaggggaaggggacaagatggcggcggagTGTGAGGAgagcctggaggggaaggggataaGATGGTGGTGGAGCGTGAGGGagagccctgaggggaaggggacaagatggcggtgCAGCGTGAGGAGAGAtctgaggggaaggggacaagatggcggcggagCGTGAGGGAgagcctggaggggaaggggacaagatggtgGTGGAGCGTGAGGAGAGAtctgaggggaaggggacaagatggcggtgGAGCGTGAGGGAGAgactggaggggaaggggacaagatggcggtgGAGCGTGAGGGAGAGCCCTGATgtgaaggggacaagatggcggcggagCGTGAGGAGAGCCCcaaggggaaggggacaagatggcggcggagTGTGAGGAgagcctggaggggaaggggataaGATGGTGGTGCAGCGTGAGGGAGAGCcccgaggggaaggggacaagatggcggcggagcgtgagggagagccccgaggggaaggggacaagatggcagCGGAGCGTGAGGagagccctgaggggaagggacAAGATGGCGGTGGAGCGTGAGGGAGAGCCCCAAGGGGAAGCGGGTGGCACAGACAAAATGGCCGCCGCACGCCACCCCACTGGTGACGGGAGACCCGAGTGGGAGCCGGGGACACGCACGCACAAGATGGCCGCCTCCCACGAGGAGAAACCTGCggggaagggggctgagggaCAAGATGGCGGCCGGGCCGTGCCCCACTGGTGACAGCGACCTGCGGGGAAGGGCGGGAAGAGCTCGGCAAAAGGGGCTCTGCACATGCGCGGCTCTTCCCGCCTTTCCCCCTCGCCacgcccccccccgcggccggccccgccccttcTCCCCTCAGCTGAGGCAGCGACAGGGGGAGGAGCGCGGGTCGGTGTCGTTCCCCCTTTTTAACTCTTTCCTCTTAATTCCCCTTTATTCCCCCTTTTTAATCCATTTTCCCTTCATTCcccttttccattttccctttatCCCCTTGTTTTAACCCATTTTCCCTTTATCCCCCTTGTTTTAACCCATTTTCCCTCTATTCCCCcttttttaacccatttttccTTCATCCCTTTTCCATTCATTATTAATTTTCCCTTCATTCcccttttccattttccctttatCCCCCTTGTTTTAACCCATTTTCCCTCTATTCCCCcttttttaacccatttttccTTCATCCCTTTTCCATTCAGTCCTTACGAATTTTCCCTTTATTCCtcatttttaacacattttccCTTCATTCCCCTTTATTCCCTTTTAACCCATTTTTCCTCCATCCCTTTTCCATTCATTCCTTATTAATTTTCCCCTTATTCCCCATTTTTTAACcccttttcctttcattccttttcaaTTTTCCCTTTATTCCCCCTTTTTAAACCCATTTTTCCTTCATCCCCCCTTTTTAACCCATTGTCTCTTTATTCCCCTTTTTAACCCCTTTTTCCTTCATTCCCCCTTTAACCCATTTTTCCTTcattcccctttttttaattttccctttattCTCCCCTTTCAACCGgttttcccattccttttttcttaacctattttccctttattcccccttttttttaacccatttccCCTTCATTCCCCTTCTCGATTTTCCCTTTATTCCCTTTTTAACCCATTTTCTCTTCATTCCCACTTTTTAAACCCATTGTCccttcattctcctttttaattttgcttttttcccccattttccctTTATTCCCCCTTTTTAACCCATTTTGCTTTCATTaccttttaattttccctttattttcccctttattcCCCCTTTTTTAACCCATTCCCCCTCTTTTAACCCATTCTCTTCACTCGTCcttttttaaacctattttccctttctttccccttttaaaatcctttttccctttctttcccttttttagcCCCTTtccctctattttatttttttaaccaaaccctttttccttagttttaacacatttaaaaaaattatttcaaacccatttttccccttttatttttaaacgaCGGCATTTTACCCCCCAACCCCTCCAGAAAAGGTAATTAACCCTTTAAATCCAACAATTAACCCTATTTTTTTCACCGTTtataaaacaaacccaacaccaaacccagaatagtttaaaaaatttaataatttcaCCCATTAACCGGTTACATTGGGAATCTCGATTTAACGTCCTCCAATTACGAACCCTTTGCGCACCCACGCGGAAATTAAAGATTTATAAGCGCATAAAAGTCTAAATTAACCTTTAAAAGCGCACAAAAGcgcaaattaaacatttaaaagggcaggcaaacaaaaaaccaaacgtTTATAAAcgtataaaaatatttagaagggCAACCCGGCTCCGTCGCCTGCGTGTCCCCGCTTCTTGCCGTGAGgaaaatggctggaaaaaaaggcataaaaagaaaagaaaacgaaagagaaaaaaaaaaggagaaagttaaTTACGTTAATAAGTTAATTATTACATTAAGTAACGgcgaaaaaaataaattttaagggTTTTTAGAAGGGGCAGGATAGGGGccacgtggggggggggggtagggagAAGCAAAACTGAGGTAAAAAATCCCCCCGTTCAcagtaaaaaagacaaaaactaatttaaaagaaggaaaattaattgttaaagcttaaaataaattaaaaataacaaaaaaaaaaggggtttattCAGCCgggcacacccccccccccccccgcggccggtTCCCGCCGCCAGCTGCAGCTGAGGGGAGAAGGAGGCGGCGCCGCAGGCGgagcccccgggacccccctcggtccctccccgggaccccccgctccCTCCGCGGTGCCCCCCGGGGCCCCTGTGCGACCCCCCAAAATCCGGTGGAGCCACGAGCCATCCGTTCCTCCCCCGGGCGAAGAAGGAGCCGCTACCGCTGCTCTGCGACGCCGCTAAAACCCCGCTCGCCCGCGGCTGACGGCGACGGGGGGAACGCGGGTCGGGGGAACGCGGGTCGGGGGAACGCGGGTCGGGGGATCGGGGACAACCGGGACCCGCCGCTTCCCTCccgccttccccttccctctgttACCGGTCCCATCCGCTCCCTCCGCCGCCTCGCCACAGACTGAGGCGCCCACCGCGCTggggccccgccccctccgccgcgccACGCCCCCAGGCCTCCCATTGGCCGCCACGCTGCGGGGGGAGGCGTGgcctcgcccgcccgccctcTCTGCGCCCGCGAGCGCAACGAGGGGGCGGGGCTAGGCAAATGAGCGAGGGGgtggagcggggcggggggcgtggCTCGCCGTTGAGTGGCAGCGGAGGGGCGCGGCttgcggcgggggggcggggccaagACACCGAAAcgcccccaaatacccccccccaaTAGACCCCAAATGGccaaaaataaccaaaaatagTCCCGAAATAAGCTCAAATAGCCCCCAAATACCCCAAAGTAAGCTAAGATAGCCCCCAAATATCCTAAAATAACCTGAAATAGCCCCAAAATAACCCCAAATAACCTAAAATAGCCCCAAAAGAACCTGAAGTAGCCCCAAAACATCCCCAAATACCCTGAAATAGCCCCAAAATAACCTGAAATAGCCCCCAAATATcctcaaataataaaaaataacctgAGATAGCCCCCAAATATCCTAAAATAACCCCAAATAACATGAAATAGCCCCAAAATGGCCCAAAATGGCCCAAAATAACCCAAAATAGCCCCAAAATAACCTGAAGTAGCCCCGAAGTAACCTAAAATAGCTCCAAAATATCCTCAAATAATCTGAAATAGCCGCAAAATAACCTGAAATAGCTCCCAAATATCcccaaataacaaaaaataacctgAGATAGCCCCCAAATATCCTAAAATAACCCCAAATACCATGAAATAGCCCCAAAATGGCCCAAAATAACCCAAAATAGCCCCAAAAGAACCTGAAGTAGCCCCAAAATAACCTAAAATAGCTCCAAAATATCCTCAAATAACCTGAAATAGCCCCAAAATAACCTGAAATAGCTCCCAAATATCcccaaataacaaaaaataacctgAGATAGCCCCCAAATATCCTAAAATAACCCCAAATAACATGAAATAGCCCCAAAACGGCCCAAAATATCCTCAAATAGCCCCAAAATAACCTGAAGTAGCCCCAAAATAACCTCAAATAGCCCCAAAACAACCTAAAATAGCTCCAAAATATCCTCAAATAACCTGAAATAGCCCCAAAATAACCTGACATAGCCCCCAAATATCCTAAAATACCCCAAAATAACCTGAAATAGCCCCAAAATggcccaaaaaaccccaaaatagccccaaaataacccaaattaccaaaaccaacccaaaatccccccaaatcctCAAATTTCCTCCAATTCACCCCCCCAAATccgcccccaaatccccccccacaccccccctaGGATGGGCCCCACATCTATGGGGCAGGCCCCACATCTATGGggcgggaggggacccaggcagccgggagctccccaccccccccttacAGCCACATAAAGAGGCGGAGCCAAAACATGGGGGGGGGCGGAGACTTTATAGAAAAGTGGGTGGGGCTTAGAGCCGGGGGCGTGGCCACCTGTGGGGGGGCGTGGTCACATGGGGGGGCGTGGCCAGGTCAATCCCTCCAGGTCACTTCCACCTCGTCCGTCCggtacctgggggggggggggggggggggatgggagaGGTCAGAGGTCACAGCagccagacgcctgggtccccctaCCCCATAGATGTGGGTCCCACCCCATATGTGTGGGTCCCGCCCCCTATATGAGGGTCTGGCCCCATAGCTGTAGGTCCCACCCCCGTATATACAAGTCCCAGCCCCATATATGTGACTCCCACCCCATAGATCTGCATCCCAGCCCCGTAGATGTGGGTCCTGCCCCATATATATAGGTCCCAGCCCCACATATGTGGGTCTCACCCCATGTACCTGCATCCCCACCCCCCATATGTTTGTCCCACCCCTATATATGTGGGTCCCATCCCCATATATATGGGCCCTGCCCCCATAGATGCAGGTCCCAGGCCCCTAGATGTGGGTCCCACCCCATAGATGTGGGCCTCAGCCCCACGTATGTGGGTCCTGCCCCTATAtctgcaccccagccccacatATGTGGGTCCCACCTCTACATATGGGGGTCCTGCTCCCACATACGCAggtcccagccccacagatggggGTCCTGCCCCATATATCTGTGTCTCAGCCCCATATATGTGGGTCCCAGCCCCATATATGCAGGTCCCAGCCCCATAGATGTGGGTCCTGCCCCATATCTGTGTCTCAGCCCCATACATGCAGGTCTCAGCCCCACATATATAGATCCCAGCCCCTTATATCTGCATCCCAGCCCCATATATGTAGGTCCTGCCCCACAGAGATGGGTCCCACCCCCCCATATGTGGGTCCTGCCCCCCATATGTGGCTCCCAGCCCCATACATCTGTGTCCCAGCCCCACGTGTGTGGCTCCCAGCCCCATACGTGCGGGTCCTGCCCCACATAGATGGGTCCCACCCCCCCCTATATGTGGGTCCTGCCCCACATATGTGGGTCCCAGCCCCATATGTGTGGGTCCCGGACGCCCGGGTGCCCCCTCACCTCTGGGTGATCCCTGATTGGGCGAGCTCGGTCACTTGCCCCACCCTCAGCATCTCCCAGCCGGCCTGAGCGATCATGGCCCCGTTGTCCACGCAGAACCTGGGGGAGGCCCCCGAGATGTGGGGCCAGCCCCATAGATGCGCCTCCCCACCCCCTACGTCTGCGTCTCACCCCATAGATGTTCGCCCCAGCCCCATAAATGGGGGCGCCACCCCATAGATGTATGTCCCCAGCCCATATATCTGGCTCCTGCCCCATAGATGTGACTCCCAGCCCCATAGATGTGAGTCCCGGCCCCTTAGCTGTGGGTCCTGCCCCATAGATGTGACTCCCAGCCCTACAGATGTGAATCCCGGCCCCCTAGATGTGACTCCCAGCCCTATAGATGTAAGCCTTAGCCCCCTAGATGTAGGTCCAGCCCCACAGATGTGGGTCCCAGCCCCCTAGATCTGGGTCCAGCCCCATAGATGTGAATCCCAACCCCCTAGATGTGGGTCCAGCCCCACAGATGTGAGTCCCAGCCCCCTAGATCTGGGTCCAGCCCCATAGATGTGAGTCCCAACCCCCTAGATGTGGGTCCAGCCCCACAGATGTGAGTCCCAGCCCCCTAGATCTGGGTCCAGCCCCATAGATGTGAGTCCCAGCCCTATAGATGCGGGTCCAGCCCCATAGATGTTGATCCTCACCCCAGAGATCTGGGTCTCAACCCCCAAGATGTGAGTCCCAGCCCCCTAGATCTGGATCCCGCCCCATAGATGTGAGTCCCAGCCCCCCAGATGTGGGTGCTGCCCCATAGATATGTGTCCCCACCCCACATACCTGGGTCCAGACCCCCTAGATGTGAATCACAGCCCCATAAATGTGAGTCCCAGCCCCATAGATGTGGGTCCCCGCCCCCTAGATGTGGGTTGTGACCCCCTAGATACAAGTCCCAGCCCCATAGATGTGGGTCCAGCCCCATAAAtgtgagccccagccccacagatgtgGGTCCCCAGTCCATATATCTGGGTCCCCGCTCCCTAGATGTCGGTCCCGACTCCCTAGATGTGAGACCCAGCCCCATAGATGTGGCTCCCAGCCCTATAGATgcaagccccagccccacagatgcaagccccagccccacagatgagCGTCCCACCCCCTAAATGTGGGTCCAGCCCCCTAGTTGTgaaccccagccccacagatgtgGGTCCCCACTCCATGTATCTGGGTCCCACCCCTTAGCTGTAAGTCCCAGCCCCATAGATGTGGGTCCAGCCCCATATATCTGGGTCCCATCCCCGTACTTAGGGCCGCAAGGCTCTACACGTgactcccagccccacagatgaGAGTCCCCACCCCCTCCATCTGGGTCCCCGCCCCCTAGGTGTGGGTCCAGCCCCCTAGGTgtgggtcccagccccacagatggggGTCCCCGCCCCACCTCTCGTcagtggggcagagctgggcccCCCGGGCGCTGCACATGGTCTGTAGCATCTCCTGGAGACGGCGGTTACCtaggggggggaggggcggggtgggggtggggccgGACGCCTGGCTCCGCCCCACCCCAGAGATGTGGGTCCCGCCCCAGACATGTGGGTCCCACCCCATAAATGTGGGTCCTACCCCATAGATATGGGTCCCACTCTTTATATATGGGCCCCCGTCTCTTAGGTCTGGGCCCCGCCCAATATCTGGGGGGCCCCACCCCCGAGGCATAGGTCCCGCCCCCTTGGGTCTGGGCCCCGCCCCCTAAGTGTGGGCCCCACCCCCTAGGCCTAGGTCCTGCCCCCTTGGGTCTGGGCCCCGCCCCCTAAGTGTGGGCCCCACCCCCTAGGCCTAGGTCCCGCCCCCTGGGTCTGGACCCGCCCTGTATCTATGGGTTCCACCTCATACCTGTGGGTCCCGCCCCATATCCATGGGCCCCGCCCCCATATCTATGGGTCCCGCCCCCATATTGTGGGCCCCACCCCCATATCTATGGGTCCCATCCCATATCGATGGGTCCCGCCCCCATATCCATGAACCCCGCCCCCATATCCATGGGTCCCGCCCCCATTTCGGTGGGCCCCGCCCCATATCCATGGGTCCCGCCCCCATATCCATGGGTCCCGCCCCCATATCGTGGGCCCCGCCCCATATCCATGGGTCCTGCCCCCGATTGTAGGCCCcgcccccccactcccccccccatATCCGGGCTCCCGCCCCACACCCGGGGGTCCCACCCCCTAACCACGAGCCCCGCCCCCTTGGCGatggccccgcccccccgggatGTGACCCCGCCCCCGGGGGGCGTGTCCTCACGCACAGGCCACGCCCCCCACGAGCAGCAGGTGGGAGGCCCGGGTGAGGGCCAGCGCCCGCTCCGTCACCTCCGCCAGCATGGAGAAGGCCGTCTCCTGCCCCACGGCGGCACCGCCCCGTCagccccgccccacagcccccatagACCCCACAGACCCAGAGACCCCGCACCCCACAGACCCCAGAGACCccgcaccccatagaccccatagaccccacagACCCCAGAGACCCCGCACCCCATAGACCCCGCACCCCATAGACCccgcaccccatagaccccatagaccccacagACCCCACACCCCATAGACCTcgcaccccatagaccccatagaccccacagACCCCAGAGACCCCGCACCCCATAGACCCCGCACCCCATAGACCccgcaccccatagaccccatagaccccacagACCCCACACCCCATAGACCTcgcaccccatagaccccatagaccccacagACCCAGAGACCCCGCACCCCATAGACCCCGCACCCCATAGACCccgcaccccatagaccccatagaccccacagACCCAGAGACCCCGCACCCCATAGACCccgcaccccatagaccccacaccccatagaccccacaccccatagaccccatagaccccacagACCCAGAGACCCCGCACCCCATAGACCccgcaccccatagaccccacaccccatagaccccacaccccatagaccccatagaccccacagACCCAGAGACCCCGCACCCCATAGACCccgcaccccatagaccccacagACCCATAGACCCCAcaccccatagaccccatagaccccacagACCCAGAGACCCCGCACCCCATAGACCCCGCACCCCATAGACCCCCGGGGTGCCCCATAGACCCCGCACCCCCCATAgaccccatagaccccacagACCCATAGACCCCACACCCCATAGATCCTgcaccccatagaccccatagATCCCATAGACCccgcaccccatagaccccacagACCCATAGACCCCCGGGGTGCCCCATAGACCCCGCACCCCCCATAGACCCCATAGACCCGTAGACCCCACACCCCATAGATCCCACACCCCATAGACCCCCGGGGTGCCCCATAGACCCCATAGACCCCGCAcac
This genomic interval carries:
- the OSGEP gene encoding tRNA N6-adenosine threonylcarbamoyltransferase translates to MLAEVTERALALTRASHLLLVGGVACNRRLQEMLQTMCSARGAQLCPTDERFCVDNGAMIAQAGWEMLRVGQVTELAQSGITQRYRTDEVEVTWRD